A window from Deinococcus reticulitermitis encodes these proteins:
- a CDS encoding glutamate-5-semialdehyde dehydrogenase, whose protein sequence is MSTHGSIHDMGVRAKAAGRALRSLPTAVKAGALRAIAAELRAREGVILAANARDVAAAEAAGLPEPLVARLRLDAAGLGNIARDVEAVAALPDPVGETTGERRLPSGIQVSQRRVPLGVLGVIYESRPNVTVDVAALALMTGNAVILRGGKETVHSNGALEDAIRAALGTQGLPEGAVQVIRDPDRARMLELLRLDEYVDAIIPRGGAGLHRFCVEHATVPVIVGGIGVVHVYLDGSFARDPHDVETAARLILNAKTQKPSACNALDTLLVDRAALGALPSVLRPLLGSGVELRADAESLEALRAAGLSAQPAQDSDYGTEFLALVASVRTVAGLEEALDFIAAHGGHTDVILTRDAAQAERFVADVDSAAVMVNASPRFNDGGQLGLGAEVAISTQKLHARGPMGLRELTTTKWVVRGEGEVRA, encoded by the coding sequence ATGAGCACTCACGGCAGCATCCACGATATGGGCGTGCGCGCCAAGGCGGCGGGCCGCGCGCTGCGTTCGCTTCCCACCGCTGTCAAGGCGGGGGCGCTGCGGGCCATCGCCGCCGAGTTGCGGGCGCGCGAGGGGGTCATCCTCGCGGCCAATGCACGCGACGTGGCCGCGGCTGAGGCGGCCGGGCTTCCGGAGCCGCTCGTCGCCCGGCTGCGGCTGGACGCGGCGGGTCTGGGAAACATCGCCCGCGACGTGGAGGCGGTCGCCGCGCTGCCCGACCCGGTGGGCGAGACGACCGGGGAGCGGCGGCTGCCGAGCGGCATCCAGGTCTCGCAGCGGCGGGTGCCGCTCGGGGTGCTCGGGGTGATCTACGAGAGCCGGCCCAACGTGACGGTGGACGTGGCCGCGCTCGCCCTGATGACCGGCAACGCCGTGATCCTGCGCGGCGGCAAGGAGACGGTGCACTCGAACGGGGCGCTCGAGGACGCGATCCGCGCGGCCCTGGGCACGCAGGGGCTGCCGGAAGGCGCCGTGCAGGTGATCCGCGATCCCGACCGTGCCCGAATGCTCGAGCTGCTGCGGCTCGACGAATACGTGGACGCCATCATTCCGCGTGGCGGCGCGGGGCTGCACCGCTTCTGCGTCGAGCACGCCACCGTGCCGGTGATCGTCGGCGGGATCGGGGTGGTGCACGTCTACCTCGACGGGTCCTTTGCCCGCGACCCGCACGACGTGGAGACGGCGGCCCGCTTGATCCTCAACGCCAAGACACAAAAGCCCAGCGCCTGCAACGCGCTCGACACGCTGCTGGTGGACCGCGCGGCGCTGGGCGCCCTGCCCAGCGTGCTCAGGCCGCTTCTGGGAAGCGGCGTGGAGCTGCGCGCCGATGCCGAGAGCCTGGAGGCTTTGCGGGCCGCGGGCCTGAGCGCCCAGCCCGCGCAGGACAGCGACTACGGCACCGAATTCCTCGCGCTCGTCGCCAGCGTCCGCACCGTCGCGGGTCTGGAAGAGGCGCTCGACTTCATCGCCGCGCACGGAGGACACACCGACGTGATCCTGACGCGCGACGCGGCGCAGGCCGAGCGCTTCGTGGCGGACGTGGACAGCGCCGCCGTGATGGTCAACGCCAGCCCGCGGTTCAACGACGGCGGGCAACTCGGCCTCGGCGCCGAAGTCGCCATCAGCACGCAGAAGCTCCACGCGCGGGGGCCGATGGGCCTGCGCGAACTCACGACCACCAAGTGGGTCGTGCGCGGCGAGGGGGAGGTGCGGGCCTGA
- the secG gene encoding preprotein translocase subunit SecG, with protein MSAILTLFLVLFAAICVGLVFFILLQVPKQAGLTASMASGGSLLGGRGVEGGLVRVTSVLGGLFMLLAFLIVFISR; from the coding sequence ATGTCAGCCATCCTTACCCTGTTTCTGGTGCTGTTCGCGGCGATCTGCGTCGGCCTGGTGTTTTTCATTCTCCTGCAGGTGCCCAAGCAGGCTGGGCTCACGGCCAGCATGGCGTCGGGCGGCTCGCTGCTCGGCGGGCGCGGCGTCGAGGGCGGGCTCGTGCGCGTGACCTCGGTGCTTGGGGGCCTCTTTATGCTGCTCGCATTCCTGATCGTGTTCATCTCGCGCTGA
- the proB gene encoding glutamate 5-kinase: protein MRVVLKLGTSVLTAGTDRLHRPRLVDLMRAVAAVRAQGHEVALVTSGAVTAGWEALGFPPRERTLAEKQFLSAVGQGRLMHIYESLAELYGLRTAQLLLTADDFRERTRYLNARTTFENCLRRGVLPIVNENDTVALEEVKVGDNDTLSAFVANLVEADLLLILTDAPGLYTADPRVEPGATLIPEVARVTPEIWALAGGAGSARGTGGMHTKIQAAEIATRAGTPVVIAPGDVPDVLVRVVGGEQLGTRFLAHGSRLEARKRWILAEVASGRLALDEGAARAVRERGGSLLPAGIRQVEGNFARGHTVRLIAPGGEEIARGLSRYSAADLRQLVGRHSREIEGLLGYTYGPEAVHRDDLVRL, encoded by the coding sequence ATGCGCGTCGTTCTTAAACTCGGCACCAGCGTCCTGACCGCCGGCACGGACCGGCTGCACCGACCCCGCCTCGTCGACCTGATGCGGGCGGTCGCGGCGGTGCGGGCACAGGGACACGAGGTCGCGCTCGTCACCAGCGGCGCGGTCACGGCCGGCTGGGAGGCCCTCGGGTTTCCGCCGCGTGAGCGCACGCTCGCCGAAAAGCAGTTTCTCTCGGCGGTCGGGCAGGGCCGGCTGATGCACATCTACGAGTCGCTTGCCGAACTCTACGGTCTCAGGACCGCGCAACTGCTGCTGACCGCCGACGATTTCCGCGAGCGTACGCGCTACCTCAACGCGCGCACCACCTTCGAGAACTGCCTGCGCCGGGGCGTGCTGCCGATCGTCAACGAGAACGACACCGTGGCGCTCGAGGAGGTCAAGGTGGGCGACAACGACACCCTCTCGGCCTTCGTCGCCAACCTCGTCGAGGCCGATCTGCTCCTGATCCTGACCGACGCGCCGGGGCTGTACACCGCCGACCCGCGCGTGGAGCCGGGCGCCACCCTGATTCCCGAGGTGGCGCGCGTGACCCCCGAGATCTGGGCGCTCGCGGGCGGCGCGGGCAGCGCCCGGGGCACCGGCGGCATGCACACCAAGATTCAGGCGGCGGAAATCGCCACCCGCGCGGGAACGCCGGTCGTGATCGCGCCCGGAGACGTGCCCGACGTGCTCGTGCGCGTGGTGGGGGGCGAGCAGCTGGGCACCCGCTTTCTCGCGCACGGCTCGCGGCTCGAGGCCCGCAAACGCTGGATTCTGGCGGAAGTCGCCTCGGGCCGCCTGGCACTCGACGAGGGTGCGGCGCGGGCGGTGCGCGAGCGCGGCGGCAGCCTGCTGCCCGCCGGCATCCGGCAGGTGGAGGGCAACTTCGCGCGCGGCCACACCGTGCGCCTGATCGCGCCGGGTGGCGAGGAGATCGCGCGCGGCCTGAGCCGCTACTCCGCCGCCGACCTGCGTCAGCTGGTGGGCCGGCACTCACGCGAGATCGAGGGCCTGCTCGGCTACACCTACGGCCCGGAGGCGGTGCACCGCGACGATCTGGTCCGGCTGTGA
- a CDS encoding glucose-1-phosphate adenylyltransferase family protein has translation MITRIAKQKVLAIVLAGGRGSRLSPLTDERAKPAVPFLGTYRLIDFTLSNLVHSGVHDVWVIEQYMPHGLNDHLSGGRPWDLDRTRGGLVVMPPFSHAENEEGEFAQGNAHALAQHAHLIREFGPDVVLVLSADHVYKLDYSEVIRAHVDHGASVTMVTTELSREGDATRFGNVRADRSGKVTEFAYKPDKPLGPTVTAEVFVYEAGILLSALKDLEAEGELGDYGEKLLPRLVARGDAYTFPMEGYWMDVGTLDAYLQTHRDFLDGKGFGLDDPEWPFITSSISRPPTRIEKTAHLDAAFVCGGAVIAGEVVRSVVAPNAVIERGAVVRDSVIQPGAVVRAGAQVSRAVIDQGAEVGPGARVGGQSANSRPTVVGAYSHVGEGAQIGAGQVAPPRSRVVAGQESETVQALDVDNKAGKK, from the coding sequence ATGATTACCCGGATTGCCAAACAGAAGGTGCTCGCCATCGTCCTCGCCGGGGGGCGCGGCAGCCGTCTCTCGCCCTTGACTGACGAGCGCGCCAAACCCGCTGTGCCGTTCCTGGGCACCTACCGTCTGATCGACTTCACCCTCTCGAATCTCGTGCACAGCGGGGTTCATGATGTGTGGGTGATCGAGCAGTACATGCCGCACGGCCTGAACGACCACCTCTCGGGCGGGCGGCCCTGGGACCTCGACCGCACGCGCGGCGGGCTGGTCGTGATGCCGCCCTTTTCCCACGCCGAGAACGAGGAAGGCGAGTTCGCGCAGGGCAACGCCCACGCCCTGGCGCAGCACGCTCACCTGATCCGCGAGTTCGGTCCCGACGTGGTGCTGGTGCTGAGCGCCGATCACGTCTACAAGCTCGACTATTCCGAGGTGATCCGCGCCCATGTGGACCACGGCGCGAGCGTCACGATGGTGACCACCGAGCTGAGCCGCGAAGGTGACGCGACCCGTTTCGGCAACGTCCGTGCCGACCGGAGCGGCAAGGTCACTGAATTCGCCTACAAGCCGGACAAGCCGCTTGGCCCCACCGTGACGGCTGAGGTGTTCGTCTATGAGGCCGGGATTCTGCTCTCGGCCCTGAAGGACCTGGAAGCGGAAGGCGAACTTGGTGACTACGGCGAGAAGCTGCTTCCCCGGCTCGTCGCGCGTGGAGACGCCTACACCTTCCCGATGGAGGGCTACTGGATGGACGTGGGCACGCTCGACGCCTACCTCCAGACCCACCGCGACTTTCTCGACGGCAAAGGTTTCGGGCTCGACGACCCCGAGTGGCCGTTCATCACGTCGAGCATCAGCCGCCCGCCCACCCGCATCGAGAAGACGGCGCACCTTGATGCGGCGTTCGTCTGTGGCGGCGCGGTGATCGCCGGTGAGGTCGTGCGGAGCGTGGTGGCGCCCAACGCGGTGATCGAGCGCGGGGCCGTGGTCCGCGACTCGGTGATTCAGCCGGGCGCGGTCGTGCGCGCCGGCGCGCAGGTCAGCCGCGCGGTGATCGATCAGGGAGCGGAGGTCGGCCCTGGCGCGCGCGTGGGCGGCCAGAGCGCCAACAGCCGTCCCACGGTGGTGGGCGCTTACAGCCACGTCGGCGAGGGCGCGCAGATCGGCGCCGGGCAGGTCGCCCCGCCGCGCAGCCGCGTCGTCGCCGGGCAGGAAAGCGAGACTGTGCAGGCGCTCGACGTAGACAACAAGGCCGGAAAAAAGTAG
- a CDS encoding universal stress protein, with translation MIQRILIPLDTLAADHPALLAARRFAGARLHLLHVLPPPVPLPGPAGTGLAVPPLVGALEGGEALRRAEAALASLGEGEVVTSGQPADEILNRAESGAFDLIVMGTAGRAGLERLLLGSVAEAVVRGSPIPVLTVHAASGVVQGPLRRALLLHDFQPHADRALNFLRTRLPGLTVDLIHVVSPHSLTTPFPVESADTGDLQDTLERRNVVWKDEAQQRLNALGGGRVFEGDPAQVALQRAAGGGYDLLALGTSSRGSLDRLLFGSVAQQVVRESPLPVLTARQV, from the coding sequence ATGATTCAGCGGATTCTCATTCCTCTCGATACCCTCGCCGCCGATCACCCTGCCCTGCTCGCCGCGCGCCGCTTCGCAGGCGCCAGGCTGCATCTGCTGCACGTTCTTCCTCCGCCTGTGCCGCTTCCCGGACCGGCGGGAACCGGCCTCGCTGTTCCGCCGCTGGTGGGTGCGCTCGAGGGGGGCGAGGCCCTGCGGCGTGCCGAAGCGGCGCTCGCCTCGCTGGGTGAGGGAGAGGTCGTCACCTCGGGGCAGCCGGCCGACGAGATTCTGAACCGGGCGGAGAGCGGGGCGTTCGATCTGATCGTGATGGGCACGGCGGGCCGCGCGGGGCTCGAGCGGCTGCTGCTCGGCTCGGTCGCCGAGGCGGTGGTGCGCGGGTCGCCCATTCCGGTGCTCACCGTGCACGCCGCGTCGGGGGTGGTGCAGGGGCCGCTGCGCCGCGCGCTGCTGCTGCACGACTTTCAGCCCCACGCCGACCGCGCCCTGAACTTCCTGCGCACCCGCCTGCCGGGGCTGACGGTCGACCTGATTCATGTGGTCTCGCCGCACTCGCTCACCACCCCTTTTCCCGTGGAGAGCGCCGACACGGGCGACCTCCAGGACACGCTGGAGCGGCGCAACGTGGTCTGGAAGGACGAGGCCCAGCAGCGCCTGAACGCCCTGGGCGGGGGCCGGGTGTTCGAGGGCGATCCCGCGCAGGTCGCCCTTCAGCGCGCGGCGGGCGGCGGCTATGACCTGCTCGCCCTGGGCACCTCCTCACGCGGCTCGCTCGACCGGCTGCTGTTCGGCTCCGTGGCCCAGCAGGTGGTCCGCGAGTCGCCCCTGCCGGTGCTCACGGCGCGTCAGGTCTGA
- a CDS encoding 4Fe-4S binding protein, with translation MLRGVLDRIGELGNLVPRYTGPRCLLERHAVGGCSVCVDVCPHEAVRVNDGGYGVEIDPERCTGCGLCVSGCPTGALEYDLLTPLESVREQRGGAQHGASLTCPQSGAGGPALPCLGRVTPALLSAAGAWNVPLTLIHGDCAACPVGSAEVPAGLARVREETERLRAATGQPARVTIRRATPEDRDRRHQVTRRGAFATLLRAGTQQALQSLPERPLPFVDWSEPAQRTPDEWAWRRRTLKPEPAPEVGIHWPAPVVDDSCIDCPVCANVCPTEAITRDLQPDGSVRLLLDLGACTGCMACLRSCPPGAIHEQPTWLGVAFELPILLREGDTVMERR, from the coding sequence GTGCTGCGGGGCGTCCTCGACCGAATCGGTGAACTCGGCAATCTCGTGCCCCGTTACACCGGGCCTCGCTGCTTGCTCGAGCGCCACGCGGTCGGCGGCTGTTCGGTCTGTGTCGACGTCTGCCCGCACGAGGCGGTGCGGGTCAATGACGGCGGGTACGGCGTCGAGATCGATCCCGAGCGCTGTACCGGCTGCGGCCTGTGCGTGTCGGGTTGTCCGACCGGGGCGCTGGAATACGACTTGCTGACACCATTGGAAAGCGTGCGTGAGCAGCGCGGCGGTGCCCAGCACGGGGCGAGCCTCACCTGCCCGCAAAGCGGCGCGGGCGGCCCGGCGCTGCCCTGCCTGGGCCGCGTGACCCCTGCCCTGCTGAGCGCTGCCGGCGCCTGGAACGTGCCGCTGACCCTGATCCACGGCGACTGCGCCGCCTGCCCGGTCGGAAGTGCCGAGGTGCCGGCGGGGCTCGCGCGGGTGCGGGAAGAGACGGAGCGGCTGCGCGCCGCCACCGGCCAGCCTGCGCGCGTGACCATCCGCCGCGCGACGCCGGAGGACCGGGACCGCCGCCACCAGGTCACGCGCCGGGGCGCCTTCGCCACGCTGCTGCGCGCCGGCACCCAGCAGGCCCTCCAGAGCCTGCCCGAGCGCCCGCTGCCCTTCGTGGACTGGTCAGAACCCGCGCAGCGCACTCCGGACGAATGGGCCTGGCGCCGCCGAACGCTGAAGCCCGAGCCGGCGCCCGAGGTCGGCATCCACTGGCCGGCTCCCGTCGTGGACGATTCCTGCATCGACTGCCCGGTGTGCGCCAACGTCTGCCCGACCGAGGCGATCACCCGCGATCTTCAACCCGACGGCAGCGTGCGACTGCTGCTCGACCTCGGCGCATGCACCGGGTGCATGGCCTGCCTGCGCTCCTGCCCGCCGGGGGCCATCCACGAGCAGCCCACATGGCTCGGCGTGGCCTTCGAGTTGCCGATCCTGCTGCGCGAGGGTGACACGGTGATGGAGCGGCGCTAG